The Curtobacterium herbarum genome contains the following window.
TGCCGGTGCACGGTGCCGAGGACGATCTCCTGCACGTGCGGGACACCGAGGCGCGGGCCGAGGCGGCCGAGGACGTCCGGGACGGCGCCGCGGAACGCGGAGGCGGCGATGTCCGGGTCGCCGAACGCGACCACCTGCACGCCGGAGCGGGCGAGGGCGCCGAGCAGGGCGATCTCGCCCTCGACCAGTTCCTGCACGTCGTCGACCACGACCAGGCGGAGCGCCGCGACCGCGGGCGGCAGGTCGCCGCGGAGCACGGCGGCGGTGGCGAAGGCGACGAGTTCGGCGGCGTCCAGGCTCGTCGACCGGAACGCGGTGACGGCCGCGCGGTACTCGTCGACGAAGTCGCCGACCGCGCGCCACTCGGGGTGTCCGGTGTCGTCGCCGAGCTCGCGCATGTCGTCGGGTTCGATGCCGGCGGCGACCGCCCGCATCATGAGGTCGCGGAGCGCGGTCCGGAAGCCGGCCCGCTCGCGGACGACCTCGGTGATCGGCAGCGGCCAGGCGGGACCGGTGCCGTCGAGTTCGTGGCCGTCCAGGAGGTCCGCGATGATCCGGTCCTGCTCGCCGCCGGTCAGCAGGGTCGGTGCCTCCTGCCCCTGGACGGCGGCCGCGTGGGCGACCACCTGGAAGGCGAGGGAGTTGACCGTGCGGGCCAGGGCGCCCGGCGTGACCCGGTCGACGGCGGCCGCCAGACGGTCACGCAGGGCGGTGGCCGCGACCCGCGCCGAGGTCAGCGCGAGGACGGTGGCGTGTCCGGACGGGTCCACCGCGCCGGGGCGAGCGAACCGGTCGGCGACGAGCCGCGTCAGCGTGCTCGTCTTGCCGGTCCCCGGAGCGCCGATGACGGCCGCGTGCACCTCGTCGGGCAGGGCGAGCACGGCCTGCTGCGCCGGGTCGTCGACCAGTGCGCGCGCGACCGAGCCGAGGTCCGGCGCAGGCGTCAGGGTGGTCGGTGGCACGGTCGTACGGTACCCACCGCAGCCGACATCCCGGGCCGCCCGCGCCGGGGTGCGGACGCGGCCGTGCGCCCGCGGCGAACGCTCCCGGCCGCCCGGGGACGCTCGACTAGGGTGAGGTCGTGGACATCAAGATCGGCATCATCAACAGCCCCCGTGAGATCAGTTTCGAGACGGCGCAGACCGCCGAGGAGATCGAGACCGCCGTGGCCGACGCCCTCGCGGCCAAGGCGACGCACATCTCCCTGACGGACGACAAGGGCCGCCGGTTCATCGTGCCGGTCGGATCGCTCGCGTACGTCGAGGTGGGCGCCGAAGAGTCGCGCCGCATCGGCTTCTTCGCCTGACGCTCCCCGCATGGAGTTCCTCTTCGCCGTCCTCGGCGGGATCCTCCTCGGGGCGATCGCACACGTGGTCGTGCCCTGGCGCACGACCCGTGGGGTGCTGATCGGCCCGGTGGTCGGCGGCGTCGTCGCCGCCGTCCTGTGGGAGGCCCTGACCTGGGCCGGCTGGTCGTACGGCGGGACCTGGATCTGGGTCGTCGCCCTGGTGGCAGCCGCCGCCGCCGCACTCGTCGTCGAGGTCGTGCTCGGGCGTCGCCGCACCGATGCGGACGATGCGCACTACGAGCGGATGGTCAAGCAGGGCGCCTAGCGCAGCTGCGGCAGCGCGGCAGCGACGTGGCAGCAGCCCGTCCACGCCGGCTCAGGCGGTCAGGCCGTCAGGCCGTCAGGCCGAGCGCGTCCATCCGTCGCGTGTGCGCCGCGATGAGCTCGGTCCAGACCGGTTCGAGCCGCTCCTGGTCCTCCCGGGCGTGGGACGCCAGCGCCGACCGGGCCACGAGCAGCGTGTCCCCGACGAGCCGCCGGCCCCACATCGCCAGGCGCGACGCGACGACCGGGTCCTCGTCGATCCGGGCGGTCAGCTCCTCGACCACGGCGGGCTCTTCACGCGTGTCGAACACCGTGCGGAGACGCTGTCGGACGTCGATCGGCAGCGACCGCAGCAGGTTCGCGAACAGGTCGTTCAGGATGCCGGCGGTGACGTACCCGGTGAGCATCGACTCGTACCAGTCCGCACCGCTCGTCCGCTCGAGGAAACGGTCGATCGCGTCCCGGTGCGGGGCCATCAGATCGGCTGGCTCCTTGCCGCCACGCTCGATCTCGGCCACGATGGCACGGTGCCGCTCGAGAGCGGTCGTCGCGAGCACCCCGGTGACCAGACGGCCCGAGAGCGTCGGCGCACCGGCGCCGGCACGGCCCATGGTCTCGTACAGCGACAGCTGCAGGTACGCCGCCTGGCCGAGGTAGACGTCCAGCTCCGGGCTGACGTCGTCCAACTGCAGACGCTCGACGGTCCCGCTGCGCGGGTTCCGCGACGCGAGCCAGGTTGCAGCGAGCTGCCCAGCACGCTTCCGGTTCCACCACGACACCACCCGCCCAGCATAGGGGTCGGGTGATACCCCTCCGGCACGTCGGTAGACTGGTCCGGACTCCTCCCCACGAACAGGGTGAACTTCTTTGACTTTCTCAGAACTCCAGATCGAGCAGGACATCGTCGATGCGCTCGCGAGCAAGGGCATCATCGAGCCCTTCCCGATCCAGCAGCAGACGATCCCGCTCGCCCTGACCGGCCAGGACATCATCGGTCAGGCCAAGACCGGCACCGGCAAGACCTTCGGGTTCGGCCTGCCGCTGATCCAGCGCATCGGCGCCGACCCCGCGCCGGGCGTGAAGGCGCTCGTCGTCGTCCCGACCCGCGAGCTCGCCGTGCAGGTGAGCGAGGACCTCGAGTCCGCGATGGTCAACCGTCCGACGAAGCTCGTCTCGATCTACGGCGGCAAGGCGTACGAGGGGCAGGTCGAGCAGCTCAAGGCCGGCGCGCAGATCGTCGTCGGGACGCCCGGTCGTCTCATCGACCTGCAGCGGCAGCGTCTCCTGGACCTCTCGCACGTGCAGGAGATCGTCCTCGACGAGGCCGACCGCATGCTCGACCTCGGGTTCCTCTCCGACATCGAGCGGATCTTCCAGGCGGTCCCCGAGGTCCGGCACACGATGCTGTTCTCGGCGACGATGCCGGCACCGATCGTCGCGCTGGCCCGCCGCTTCATGTCGCGACCGGTGCACATCCGCGCGACGGACCCCGACGAGGGTCTGATGCAGGCGAACATCAAGCACGTCATCTACCGCGCGCACTCCCTGGACAAGGACGAGGTCATCGCCCGCATCCTCCAGGCCGAGGGTCGCGGCAAGACCGTCATCTTCACGCGCACCAAGCGCGCTGCCGCCCGCATCGTCGAGGAGCTGAAGGACCGCGGTTTCAACGCCGCCGCCGTCCACGGTGACCTCAACCAGGAGCAGCGCGAGCGTGCCATGGCCGCGTTCAAGGCCGGCAAGCGCGACGTCCTCATCGCGACCGACGTCGCGGCCCGCGGCATCGACGTGGACGACGTCACGCACGTCATCAACCACACGATCCCGGACGACCCGGACACGTACCTGCACCGCGCCGGTCGCACCGGCCGCGCGGGCAAGACCGGCATCGCGGTCACGTTCGTCGACTGGGACGACCTGCACAAGTGGACGCTGATCGACAAGGCGCTCGAGTTCGGCATCCCCGAGCCCGTCGAGACGTACTCGTCGTCGCCGCACCTGTTCACCGACCTGGACATCCCGGTCGGCACGAAGGGTCGCCTGCCCGGCACCACCTCGCACGCGGCCACCGCGGGCACGGACCGCTCCGCCGCCAGCTCGCGGTCGGGCTCCGGCGCCGGTTCGCGTTCCGGCAGCGCCGGCGAGTCCCGCTCCCGGAACCGCACCCGGTCCGCCGGGTCGGAGTCGTCCGGGTCGCGTCGTGGCTCGGGTGACCGCACGGCTCCGGAGCGCACTGCGCCCGGCGCCGACGCGAGCACGCAGGACGTGACCACCGCGGCCGCCACGGTTCCCCTCGACGGTGCGCCGACCTCCCCCGCCGGCGACGAGTCCGGGGACGGCACGCAGAAGCGTCGTCGCCGTCGCCGCCGTCGTGGCGGTTCGTCGGAGGCGACCGCCTCGAGCCCGCAGGGTTCCTCGGACGGCGAGTAGCGCCTCCAGACCGATCGGCCCCGTCACCACGGTGACGGGGCCGTCGTCGTCTCCGCGGTCGGGCCCGGTGCGCGGCTTGCGGACGGGAGGCCCGGGGCCGGGCCCGCAGGAGCGCGTCACGCCAGCTGCGTCAGGCCAGCCGCGTCAGGCCAGGCTCGTCAGGACAGCCGCGAGCCCGGGCCGACCACGGGCTCGCTGCCGGTGGCCTGCTCGACGATCGCGTCGAACGAGCGGCGGCACGTCCGGTGCTCACCGAGGCGGTTCGGCTTGCCCTCGCCGTGGTAGTCGCTCGACCCGGTGACGAACAGGCCGAACTGCTGCGTCCAGTCGAGCAGGGTCCGCTTGCCGTGTGCCTGGTTCTCGCGGTGGTCGACCTCCAGGCCGGCGAGGCCCGCGTCGACGAGGTCGCGGAGCATCGGCTCGTCGATCACGATCCCGCGCGACGACGCTGCCGGGTGCGCGATCACGGGCACCCCACCGGCGGCGCGGATGAGCTCGACACCGCGCAGCGGGGACGGGGCGTCGTGCGGCTGGTAGTAGCCGGACGACGGGTGCAGGATGCCGCGGAACGCCGCACTGCGGTCCGACTCCAGGCCGAGCCGGACCAGCGCGTCGGCGATGTGGGGGCGGCCGATGGTCGCGCCCTCGCTCGACTCGGCCAGGACGTCGTCCCAGGTGATCGGGTGGTCACGGCCGATCGCGTCGACCATGCTGCGGGCCCGGGTGAGGCGGCCGTCACGGATCGCGGTCGTCTCGGCGACGAGGCCCGGGTCCTCGGGGTCGACCAGGTACCCGAGCACGTGCACGCTCCGCCAGCCGATCCGGGTGCTGAGTTCGAGCCCCGGCACCAGCGTCATCGGCAGCTGCCGGACCGTCTCGGCGGCCTCGTGCCACCCCGCGGTCGTGTCGTGGTCGGTCAGGGCGACGCCGTCGAGGCCGCTGGCCGCAGCGGCCCGGACGAGGTCCGCCGGGCGCTCGGTGCCGTCGGAAACGCTCGAGTGAGCGTGCAGGTCGATGAACGGATCAGGCACCCCGTCATGCTACCGACCGGCCACCATCCGGTCGGACGCCGTTCACAGACGCCGCTCCCCGGCCGTGCGCTCGGCCGAGGCGGACCAGCCGTTTCCTCCGGTGGGACGTCGAGCAGGCCCCGCGGTCGGCCCGGCCGCGTTCCGAGCGGGGTCGGACCGCACGTCGTCGGACATCGGCCCGCTCATCCGATGCTCCGGCCCACCGGTCGCTAGGGAAGTCTCAGTCACCTCGCTGTGGACTGCGTGCCGTCGGAGTGGGATGATCCGACCCATGCAGCGGGGACAGGTCATCTGGGGTTGGGTCACGAGCATGACGGGCGCGGTCATCGTCCTGCTGATGGCGTGGCAGGTGCTCGTCGAGGGCATGTGGCTCGGCAGACAGGTCGACGTCGCCGGGAGCTACTCGTACGGGCCCATGTACATGGCGGCCGCACTCGGTCTCGTGCTCGTGATCGGCGGAGTCGCCACCGCGATCTCCGCACGACGACACGGGCACTGACGCAGGCACTGACGCAGCAGCGAACGGGTGCCGAGGCGCATCGTCGCGCGCAGCTGAGCGTGCAGGTCGATGAACGGATCAGGCACCCCGTCATGCTACCGACCGGCCACCATCCGGTCGGACGCCGTTCACAGACGCCGGTCCCCGGCCGTGCGCTCGGCCGAGGCGGACCAGCCGTGCCCCTCGGACCAGGAGAGCGTCACCCAGCACCCGGGGGCGCCGTGTGCGGTGGGGTGCACGACGACCCCGACGATGTCCGGGACGGCTGCGTCGTCGGACGTCACCCGCGCCTCCGCGTCCGGGTCCACGGCGAGCGCCGGCGCGCAGGTGCGCCACGCCGTCGCCGCGGTCGCCCGCTGTCCCCGGCTCACCGCCGCGTCGAAGCGGCGCTCGTCGTGGTGCCGCAGTCCGTCGACAGCGGCCCGGCGGGCGTGCAGCTCGGACCCCGGGGACGGCTCGCCGCCGACATCGGTCGGCGTGCTGTGGACAGCGCACCCGGCCAGGAGGACCGTGGCCGCGCCCGCCACGAGAGCTGCGGTGACCCGGCGCTCGCGACCCGCTCGCACGGCCGTCACCGGACGTCCCGCCAGCGCCGGCTCGGCGGGAGCAGGTGCATCGTCGTGACGGCAATGCGGAGCGGCAGCCCGAGGACGAACACCAGGATCGTCCTCGGTGTCGAGAGCAGGGCGTAGCCGAAGACCTGCAGCACCTCGGTGAAGGCGCCGCCGACGATGGACCACGCCGCGATCACCACGTCGGTCAGCGCGCCGGTCGAGACCACCTGGAACGGCAGCGCGAGCCAGACGATCGCAGTACCCGAGGGCACCCCGACCTGCTGACGAGGGAGCACCATCCGCGGGACCTGCTGCCAGTCGGCCATGGCTGGATGCTAGCGCCAGCGGCGTCCCCGGCCGCCGTCACCCGGCCCCCGGCCCCCGGCCCCCGGCACCTGCGAACTCGCCGCGGAGCCGGAGATCCGCGGCGTCCGTCCAGGCACGTCCTGCCGCCGCCGTGCTTGGATGCAGCGAGACCGGATCAGGCCTTGCGAGCAGTGAGGCGGACGTGATGGTCATCCTGGGAGCGGAACGCGCACAGTCGTTGCGGCGCGAGGTGCAGGCAGCGCGCGCTGCTGGACACCTGCGCAACCGTCTCGAGTCCTTCCCGGGCACGGCGTGGGCTCGGTGGTCGCTCCGCGTGGCCTTCGCTCTGCCGTTCCTGGTGGTGGCGACCATCAGCGCAGACCCGACGGTGTCCTCGATCACGGTGAACCAGACCGCTGTCGACCACGTCTCCACGCTGGCGTGGAACCGCGCTGACGTGGCCTGGATCAGCCAGCTCTACCCACCGCTCGGGACCGTCCTGGTGCGTTTGATCCCCGGCGGTGCGGCCGGACTGGCGCTGGTGGGAGCGCTCGTCGCCGGGGTCCTGCTGCAGCTGCTGCTCGAGGTCATGGTGCAGCGTCGGTTCGAGTGGTGGACGTGCGCGGTGTTCCTCGTGGCGATCGGCGCCAACCCGCTGTTCGCCTACACCGCCACCGGCAACTTCGAGGCCTTCCTCAGCATCGCGTTCTTCGGGATCGGCGCGATCAACAAGGTCCGCTTCGTCTCGAGCGGGAACACGAAGGCCGGGTTCG
Protein-coding sequences here:
- a CDS encoding DUF3107 domain-containing protein; its protein translation is MDIKIGIINSPREISFETAQTAEEIETAVADALAAKATHISLTDDKGRRFIVPVGSLAYVEVGAEESRRIGFFA
- a CDS encoding ferritin-like domain-containing protein; the encoded protein is MVSWWNRKRAGQLAATWLASRNPRSGTVERLQLDDVSPELDVYLGQAAYLQLSLYETMGRAGAGAPTLSGRLVTGVLATTALERHRAIVAEIERGGKEPADLMAPHRDAIDRFLERTSGADWYESMLTGYVTAGILNDLFANLLRSLPIDVRQRLRTVFDTREEPAVVEELTARIDEDPVVASRLAMWGRRLVGDTLLVARSALASHAREDQERLEPVWTELIAAHTRRMDALGLTA
- a CDS encoding DEAD/DEAH box helicase, whose translation is MTFSELQIEQDIVDALASKGIIEPFPIQQQTIPLALTGQDIIGQAKTGTGKTFGFGLPLIQRIGADPAPGVKALVVVPTRELAVQVSEDLESAMVNRPTKLVSIYGGKAYEGQVEQLKAGAQIVVGTPGRLIDLQRQRLLDLSHVQEIVLDEADRMLDLGFLSDIERIFQAVPEVRHTMLFSATMPAPIVALARRFMSRPVHIRATDPDEGLMQANIKHVIYRAHSLDKDEVIARILQAEGRGKTVIFTRTKRAAARIVEELKDRGFNAAAVHGDLNQEQRERAMAAFKAGKRDVLIATDVAARGIDVDDVTHVINHTIPDDPDTYLHRAGRTGRAGKTGIAVTFVDWDDLHKWTLIDKALEFGIPEPVETYSSSPHLFTDLDIPVGTKGRLPGTTSHAATAGTDRSAASSRSGSGAGSRSGSAGESRSRNRTRSAGSESSGSRRGSGDRTAPERTAPGADASTQDVTTAAATVPLDGAPTSPAGDESGDGTQKRRRRRRRRGGSSEATASSPQGSSDGE
- a CDS encoding PHP domain-containing protein, with the translated sequence MPDPFIDLHAHSSVSDGTERPADLVRAAAASGLDGVALTDHDTTAGWHEAAETVRQLPMTLVPGLELSTRIGWRSVHVLGYLVDPEDPGLVAETTAIRDGRLTRARSMVDAIGRDHPITWDDVLAESSEGATIGRPHIADALVRLGLESDRSAAFRGILHPSSGYYQPHDAPSPLRGVELIRAAGGVPVIAHPAASSRGIVIDEPMLRDLVDAGLAGLEVDHRENQAHGKRTLLDWTQQFGLFVTGSSDYHGEGKPNRLGEHRTCRRSFDAIVEQATGSEPVVGPGSRLS